Proteins from a single region of Streptomyces sp. Tu 3180:
- a CDS encoding GntR family transcriptional regulator, with product MSTDVSSAQAESGAPGRTGRVPKYYAIKQRLLRMTEARPPGSPMPAERFLAVEFRTSRTTVRKAMQELVSEGRLDRIQGKGTFVARPKVYRTLQLTSYTEDMRAQGLEPASRVLDIGYVAADEELAALLEVGRGDRVLRIERLRLAGGEPMAIETTHLSARRFPGLRRNLARRTSLYTTLAEVYGVRPAEADETIETSPATPREAGLLATDVGLPMLLLSRHSRDETGTPVEWVRSVYRGSRYRFTAVLTRPAP from the coding sequence ATGAGCACGGACGTCAGCAGCGCCCAGGCCGAGTCGGGGGCACCCGGCCGCACCGGCCGCGTCCCGAAGTACTACGCCATCAAGCAGCGGCTCCTGCGGATGACCGAGGCGCGCCCGCCGGGCTCGCCGATGCCGGCCGAGCGCTTCCTCGCCGTCGAGTTCCGCACCTCGCGCACCACCGTCCGCAAGGCCATGCAGGAACTCGTCAGCGAGGGCCGCCTGGACCGCATCCAGGGCAAGGGCACCTTCGTCGCGCGCCCGAAGGTGTACCGGACGCTCCAACTGACCTCGTACACCGAGGACATGCGGGCCCAGGGGCTCGAACCCGCCTCACGGGTCCTGGACATCGGGTACGTCGCCGCGGACGAGGAGCTGGCGGCCCTGCTCGAAGTGGGGCGCGGCGACCGGGTGCTGCGCATCGAGCGGCTGCGGCTGGCGGGCGGCGAGCCCATGGCCATCGAGACGACCCACCTGTCCGCACGGCGCTTCCCCGGCCTGCGCCGCAACCTGGCCCGCCGCACCTCGCTCTACACGACGCTCGCCGAGGTGTACGGCGTGCGCCCGGCGGAGGCCGACGAGACCATCGAGACGTCCCCGGCCACCCCGCGGGAGGCCGGGCTGCTGGCCACCGACGTGGGCCTGCCGATGCTGCTGCTGTCCCGCCACTCCCGGGACGAGACGGGGACGCCGGTGGAGTGGGTCCGCTCGGTGTACCGCGGCTCGCGCTACCGGTTCACGGCGGTCCTGACCCGGCCGGCGCCCTGA
- a CDS encoding carbohydrate ABC transporter permease, with protein sequence MRRRPNYVAGVGSLFWLFLVGLPLYVMLAATLRTRQDYAENGPVSIPDSFTLDNYTGAFDSGFGQYFFNTLVVTACVIGIVLLLVPPLAYAIVRSRGRTTSAIFRLFLLGLAIPAQAVIVPMFYLISEAGLYDNLLGVILPTAAFCLPMSALILSGAMRDISPELYEAMAMDGATPRRMFFQLVLPLSRGGLSTIVVFSALQAWNGFLFPLVLTQSDSTKVVTLGLYNFQTEHGIDIPGLLGAVVLSMVPILLVYLFARRALVQGLMGVGGK encoded by the coding sequence ATGAGGCGCCGACCGAACTACGTGGCCGGCGTCGGCTCGCTCTTCTGGCTCTTCCTGGTCGGCCTGCCGCTGTACGTGATGCTCGCCGCGACCCTGCGCACCCGCCAGGACTACGCCGAGAACGGCCCGGTCTCGATCCCGGACAGCTTCACCCTGGACAACTACACCGGCGCCTTCGACTCCGGCTTCGGCCAGTACTTCTTCAACACGCTCGTCGTCACCGCCTGCGTGATCGGCATCGTGCTGCTGCTGGTCCCGCCGCTCGCCTACGCGATCGTCCGCAGCCGCGGCCGGACCACGTCGGCGATCTTCCGGCTGTTCCTGCTCGGCCTCGCCATCCCGGCCCAGGCCGTCATCGTGCCGATGTTCTACCTGATCAGCGAGGCCGGGCTGTACGACAACCTGCTCGGCGTCATCCTGCCCACGGCCGCGTTCTGCCTGCCGATGTCGGCGCTGATCCTCAGCGGCGCGATGCGCGACATCTCCCCGGAGCTGTACGAGGCCATGGCCATGGACGGAGCCACCCCACGGCGCATGTTCTTCCAGCTCGTGCTGCCGCTGTCGCGCGGCGGACTGTCCACGATCGTGGTCTTCTCCGCGCTCCAGGCCTGGAACGGCTTCCTGTTCCCGCTCGTCCTGACCCAGTCCGACTCCACCAAGGTGGTCACCCTGGGTCTGTACAACTTCCAGACCGAACACGGCATCGACATCCCCGGTCTGCTGGGAGCCGTGGTGCTGTCCATGGTGCCCATCCTGCTCGTCTACCTGTTCGCCCGTCGCGCCCTGGTCCAGGGCCTGATGGGCGTCGGAGGAAAGTGA
- a CDS encoding extracellular solute-binding protein, whose amino-acid sequence MKRKLIAAIGVAGMLFSVAACGGDGGDEGGKTGADGYAGQTLTVWVMDGSSPDQWQKDLAAEFEAKTKAKVKFEVQQWNGIQQKLTTALSEENPPDVFEIGNTQTPAYAKTGGLADLADLKSEIGADWTASLNESSVYEGKQYAAPWYFANRVVLYNKKVWADAGLKDTPKTRDEFYDALRTIGDKTDAEPIYLPGQNWYHFVGLVIGEGAELVKKDGDKYVSNLDDPKVAAAMETYKKFQSLSEAPKDKDEATPQQGEVFAKGNVGAFIGMGWEAGIAIKANPKIEKEIGYFTIPGATADKPEGVFLGGSNLAVAAGSQKQDLAKEFLKLALSDKFEGQLAKLNGVIPNKESLQSNLKGNAPAEAAAPAAAVGGTTPLIPEWAAVENAPNPIKTYMTAVLNGKSPAEAAEQVEGEFNKRLAQQQ is encoded by the coding sequence GTGAAGCGCAAGCTGATAGCCGCGATCGGGGTCGCGGGCATGTTGTTCTCCGTCGCTGCGTGCGGCGGCGACGGCGGTGACGAGGGCGGGAAGACCGGCGCGGACGGGTACGCCGGCCAGACGCTCACCGTGTGGGTGATGGACGGCTCCTCGCCGGACCAGTGGCAGAAGGACCTCGCCGCCGAGTTCGAGGCGAAGACCAAGGCCAAGGTCAAGTTCGAGGTCCAGCAGTGGAACGGCATCCAGCAGAAGCTGACCACCGCGCTGTCCGAGGAGAACCCGCCCGACGTCTTCGAGATCGGCAACACCCAGACCCCGGCCTACGCCAAGACCGGCGGCCTCGCCGACCTCGCCGACCTCAAGTCCGAGATCGGCGCCGACTGGACCGCGTCCCTCAACGAGTCGTCCGTCTACGAGGGCAAGCAGTACGCGGCGCCGTGGTACTTCGCCAACCGCGTCGTCCTCTACAACAAGAAGGTCTGGGCGGACGCGGGGCTGAAGGACACCCCCAAGACCCGCGACGAGTTCTACGACGCGCTCAGGACGATCGGTGACAAGACCGACGCCGAGCCGATCTACCTGCCGGGCCAGAACTGGTACCACTTCGTCGGCCTGGTGATCGGCGAGGGCGCCGAACTGGTCAAGAAGGACGGCGACAAGTACGTCTCCAACCTCGACGACCCCAAGGTCGCCGCCGCCATGGAGACCTACAAGAAGTTCCAGTCCCTCTCCGAGGCCCCCAAGGACAAGGACGAGGCCACCCCGCAGCAGGGCGAGGTCTTCGCCAAGGGCAATGTCGGCGCCTTCATCGGCATGGGCTGGGAAGCCGGCATCGCCATCAAGGCCAACCCGAAGATCGAGAAGGAGATCGGCTACTTCACCATCCCCGGTGCCACGGCCGACAAGCCCGAGGGCGTCTTCCTCGGCGGCTCCAACCTCGCCGTCGCCGCGGGCAGCCAGAAGCAGGACCTCGCCAAGGAGTTCCTGAAGCTCGCCCTCTCCGACAAGTTCGAGGGCCAGCTGGCCAAGCTCAACGGCGTCATCCCCAACAAGGAGTCGCTGCAGAGCAACCTCAAGGGCAACGCCCCCGCCGAGGCAGCCGCGCCGGCCGCCGCCGTCGGCGGCACCACGCCGCTGATCCCCGAGTGGGCCGCGGTGGAGAACGCCCCCAACCCGATCAAGACGTACATGACCGCCGTGCTGAACGGCAAGTCCCCGGCCGAGGCCGCCGAGCAGGTCGAGGGCGAGTTCAACAAGCGCCTGGCGCAGCAGCAGTAG
- a CDS encoding sugar ABC transporter permease, giving the protein MTTKTTSAPPAAGPRKGPRRRPPASSATKVGRPGFAWALPAAVFFALFAIVPLVMVAVLSFMSWDGISPPEFVGTDNWSRLMDDPVMLKSIWLTLLLTVLGVVIQTPLSIVLGVWAAGHQRNRAVLSVIYFIPLLLSATAVSVLWRALLDPNFGIPAEATWLFGDGNLFGEQATAIGVLAFVSTWQFTPFHTLIYQGAARAIPQVLYQAAEIDGAGRYRQFFHITLPQLRNSMITSMILMIVGGLTTFETVLILTQGGPGTDTTISAYYMYDKAFKSFDYGTGSAIALALVVASTIISLIVVRVSGYDKMRSSMEGVS; this is encoded by the coding sequence ATGACCACAAAGACCACGAGCGCTCCGCCCGCCGCCGGACCCCGCAAGGGGCCCCGGCGGCGGCCGCCCGCCTCGTCCGCAACGAAGGTGGGACGCCCCGGCTTCGCCTGGGCGCTGCCCGCCGCAGTGTTCTTCGCCCTCTTCGCGATCGTCCCGCTGGTCATGGTGGCGGTGCTGTCCTTCATGAGCTGGGACGGGATCAGCCCGCCCGAGTTCGTCGGGACGGACAACTGGTCGCGCCTGATGGACGACCCGGTGATGCTCAAGAGCATCTGGCTGACCCTGCTCCTGACCGTGCTCGGCGTGGTCATCCAGACGCCGCTGAGCATCGTGCTCGGCGTCTGGGCCGCCGGTCACCAGCGCAACCGGGCCGTGCTGTCCGTCATCTACTTCATCCCGCTGCTGCTGTCCGCGACGGCCGTCTCCGTGCTGTGGCGGGCCCTGCTCGACCCGAACTTCGGCATTCCGGCCGAGGCCACCTGGCTGTTCGGCGACGGCAACCTGTTCGGTGAGCAGGCCACCGCCATCGGGGTGCTGGCGTTCGTCAGCACCTGGCAGTTCACCCCCTTCCACACCCTGATCTACCAGGGCGCCGCCCGCGCGATCCCGCAGGTGCTGTACCAGGCGGCGGAGATCGACGGGGCGGGCCGCTACCGGCAGTTCTTCCACATCACACTGCCGCAGCTGCGCAACTCCATGATCACCTCGATGATCCTGATGATCGTCGGCGGTCTGACCACCTTCGAGACCGTCCTCATCCTGACCCAGGGCGGCCCCGGCACCGACACCACCATCAGCGCCTACTACATGTACGACAAGGCGTTCAAGAGCTTCGACTACGGCACCGGCTCCGCCATCGCCCTGGCCCTGGTCGTCGCGTCCACGATCATCTCGCTGATCGTCGTCCGGGTCTCCGGCTACGACAAGATGCGCAGCTCCATGGAGGGTGTGTCATGA
- a CDS encoding glycoside hydrolase family 3 N-terminal domain-containing protein gives MTANVAVETTPEVPLWNDPAHSVTARVSALIDAMTLQEKIAQLYGVWVGASDEGGEVAPHQHDMEEAVDLDALLPTGLGQLTRPFGTAPVDPALGALSLLRTQARIASANRFGIPAVAHEECLAGFATWGATAYPVPLSWGATFDPDLIHRMAGAIGRDMRSVGVHQGLAPVLDVVRDARWGRVEETIGEDPYLVGTIGTAYVRGLEEAGIVATLKHFVGYSASRAGRNLAPAPLGPRERADILLPPFEMAVREGGARSVMHSYTDTDGVPAAADEDLLTGLLRDTWGFGGTVVADYFGIAFLRTLHGIAADWADAAGAALRAGVDVELPTVKTFGEPLVEAVTAGRVPEAVIDRALRRVLTQKAELGLLDPEWSPVPPALDGVDLDDPDALRGRIDLDGPANRELARAVAEEAVVLLSNDGTLPLHRPRRVALVGPNADEPTAVLGCYSFPQHVGVHHPGTPLGVDLPTLRATLAAEFPDAEFTVVRGTGVDDGDVSGLPEAVRAARDADVVVAVLGDRAGLFGRGTSGEGCDAESLALPGAQQDLLDALLDSGTPVVTVLLAGRPYALGRAVTEAAAIVQSFFPGVEGTAALAGVLSGRTAPSGRLPVSVPRGAGSQPSTYLGARLAHASEVSNIDPTPAFGFGHGLTYTTFDWSDLVVDAGEAPTDGAFSLALTVRNTGDRHGTEVVQLYLHDPVASVVQPVQRLIGYTRVPLAPGEARRVSVTVPADLASFTGRDGRRVVEPGELELRLAASSTDPRLTATVTLTGPERHVDHTRHLHAVFGQETAAGA, from the coding sequence GTGACCGCCAACGTGGCCGTTGAGACCACCCCCGAAGTCCCCCTCTGGAACGACCCCGCCCACTCCGTCACCGCCCGGGTGTCCGCGCTGATCGACGCGATGACCCTCCAGGAGAAGATCGCCCAGCTGTACGGCGTGTGGGTCGGCGCGTCCGACGAGGGCGGCGAAGTGGCCCCCCACCAGCACGACATGGAGGAGGCCGTCGACCTCGACGCCCTCCTGCCCACCGGACTGGGCCAGCTCACCCGCCCCTTCGGCACCGCCCCCGTCGACCCGGCGCTCGGCGCGCTCTCCCTGCTGCGCACCCAGGCCCGCATCGCCTCGGCCAACCGCTTCGGCATCCCCGCCGTCGCCCACGAGGAGTGCCTGGCCGGCTTCGCCACCTGGGGCGCCACCGCCTATCCCGTCCCGTTGTCCTGGGGCGCCACCTTCGACCCGGACCTGATCCACCGCATGGCCGGCGCCATCGGCCGCGACATGCGGTCCGTCGGCGTCCACCAGGGCCTCGCGCCCGTCCTGGACGTGGTGCGCGACGCCCGCTGGGGCCGCGTCGAGGAGACCATCGGCGAGGACCCGTACCTCGTCGGCACCATCGGCACGGCCTATGTGCGCGGCCTGGAGGAAGCCGGGATCGTCGCCACCCTCAAGCACTTCGTCGGCTACTCGGCCTCCCGCGCCGGGCGCAACCTCGCGCCCGCCCCGCTGGGCCCGCGCGAGCGCGCCGACATCCTGCTGCCGCCCTTCGAGATGGCGGTCCGCGAGGGCGGCGCCCGGTCGGTGATGCACTCCTACACCGACACCGACGGCGTGCCCGCCGCGGCCGACGAGGACCTGCTGACCGGGCTGCTGCGCGACACCTGGGGCTTCGGCGGCACCGTCGTCGCCGACTACTTCGGCATCGCCTTCCTCAGGACGCTGCACGGCATCGCCGCCGACTGGGCGGACGCCGCCGGGGCCGCGCTGCGGGCGGGCGTCGACGTCGAGCTGCCCACCGTCAAGACGTTCGGGGAGCCCCTCGTGGAGGCCGTCACCGCCGGCCGCGTGCCGGAGGCGGTGATCGACCGCGCCCTGCGCCGGGTGCTCACCCAGAAGGCGGAGCTCGGGCTGCTCGACCCGGAGTGGAGCCCCGTGCCGCCCGCCCTCGACGGCGTCGACCTGGACGACCCGGACGCCCTGCGCGGCAGGATCGACCTGGACGGCCCCGCGAACCGCGAGCTGGCCCGCGCGGTGGCCGAGGAGGCGGTCGTGCTGCTGAGCAACGACGGCACCCTGCCGCTCCACCGGCCGCGCCGCGTCGCCCTGGTCGGCCCCAACGCCGACGAGCCCACGGCCGTCCTGGGCTGCTACTCCTTCCCGCAGCACGTCGGCGTCCACCACCCCGGCACCCCGCTCGGCGTCGACCTGCCCACCCTGCGCGCCACCCTGGCCGCCGAGTTCCCCGACGCCGAGTTCACGGTCGTGCGCGGCACGGGCGTCGACGACGGCGACGTCTCCGGCCTCCCCGAGGCCGTCCGGGCCGCCCGCGACGCCGACGTCGTCGTCGCCGTCCTGGGCGACCGCGCCGGGCTGTTCGGCCGCGGCACCAGCGGCGAGGGCTGCGACGCCGAGTCGCTGGCCCTGCCCGGCGCCCAGCAGGACCTGCTCGACGCGCTGCTCGACTCGGGGACACCGGTGGTGACGGTGCTGCTCGCGGGCCGGCCCTACGCCCTCGGCCGCGCCGTGACGGAGGCCGCCGCGATCGTGCAGTCCTTCTTCCCCGGCGTCGAGGGCACCGCCGCCCTCGCCGGGGTGCTCAGCGGGCGGACCGCCCCGTCGGGCCGGCTGCCGGTGAGCGTGCCGCGCGGAGCGGGCAGCCAGCCGAGCACCTACCTCGGCGCGCGGCTCGCGCACGCCAGCGAGGTGTCCAACATCGACCCGACGCCCGCCTTCGGCTTCGGCCACGGCCTCACGTACACCACGTTCGACTGGAGCGACCTCGTGGTGGACGCCGGGGAGGCGCCCACCGACGGCGCGTTCTCGCTGGCGCTGACCGTCCGCAACACCGGTGACCGGCACGGCACCGAGGTCGTCCAGCTCTACCTGCACGACCCGGTCGCCTCCGTCGTCCAGCCGGTGCAGCGGCTCATCGGCTACACGCGGGTGCCGTTGGCCCCCGGTGAGGCGCGCAGGGTGAGCGTCACGGTCCCGGCCGACCTCGCCTCCTTCACCGGCCGCGACGGCCGCCGCGTCGTGGAGCCGGGTGAACTGGAGCTGAGGCTCGCCGCGTCCAGCACCGACCCGCGCCTGACGGCGACGGTCACCCTGACCGGCCCGGAACGCCACGTGGACCACACGCGGCACCTGCACGCCGTCTTCGGCCAGGAGACCGCCGCCGGCGCCTGA
- a CDS encoding extracellular solute-binding protein codes for MKTRARLPRLVACGATLALALSLSACGDGNGGASDDGKIHVLVYGDATNKVEKQIVDTFNKTSDVKVVLDTIPGADYQKKLQTIINTPQAPDIFFNWGGGSIKPFVKADLLMPLDDLIKKNPDLENKFLPSVFNNAVVDGKPYGIPMRGTQPVLLFHNKAVLDKAGVKPPKTWNELLDAVGKLKDTGVTPIALGGGDVWPTQMWFQYLYDRIAGPELFAKAVGGDKSAWESADSKKALDMIRELVDAGAFGENYDSVKYTNGSSVQLVASGKAGFELMGSWYYSQQLTDHEEFAEKDLGYTAFPAVEGGKGDPKNVAGNTNNYYSVMKKTKHPEAVAEFLKLMYSDDFVKAQLDIGNLPTTTNTDKFIETAGNAEYSRFQYDLVADAPSFQLSWDQAYPQKASSDLHKAIQQFFNGQLDTDGFIKAMQALPTE; via the coding sequence ATGAAGACACGTGCGCGCTTGCCCAGACTGGTCGCCTGCGGTGCGACGCTCGCCCTCGCACTGAGCCTCTCGGCCTGCGGTGACGGGAACGGCGGGGCGTCGGACGACGGCAAGATCCATGTCCTGGTCTACGGGGACGCCACCAACAAGGTCGAGAAGCAGATCGTCGACACGTTCAACAAGACGTCCGACGTCAAGGTGGTCCTCGACACCATCCCCGGTGCGGACTACCAGAAGAAGCTGCAGACGATCATCAACACCCCGCAGGCCCCGGACATCTTCTTCAACTGGGGTGGCGGCAGCATCAAGCCGTTCGTCAAGGCCGACCTGCTGATGCCGCTCGACGACCTCATCAAGAAGAACCCGGACCTGGAGAACAAGTTCCTGCCGTCCGTCTTCAACAACGCCGTGGTCGACGGCAAGCCGTACGGCATCCCGATGCGCGGCACCCAGCCGGTCCTGCTCTTCCACAACAAGGCGGTCCTCGACAAGGCGGGCGTCAAGCCGCCGAAGACCTGGAACGAGCTGCTCGACGCCGTCGGGAAGCTCAAGGACACGGGCGTCACCCCGATCGCGCTCGGCGGCGGCGACGTCTGGCCGACGCAGATGTGGTTCCAGTACCTCTACGACCGCATCGCCGGACCGGAGCTGTTCGCGAAGGCCGTCGGGGGCGACAAGAGCGCCTGGGAGAGCGCGGACAGCAAGAAGGCCCTGGACATGATCAGGGAGCTCGTCGACGCCGGCGCCTTCGGCGAGAACTACGACTCCGTCAAGTACACCAACGGCAGCTCGGTCCAGCTGGTGGCCTCGGGCAAGGCCGGCTTCGAGCTGATGGGGTCCTGGTACTACTCCCAGCAGCTGACGGACCACGAGGAGTTCGCGGAGAAGGACCTCGGCTACACCGCCTTCCCGGCCGTCGAGGGCGGCAAGGGCGACCCGAAGAACGTCGCCGGCAACACCAACAACTACTACTCGGTGATGAAGAAGACCAAGCACCCCGAGGCCGTCGCCGAGTTCCTGAAGCTCATGTACTCCGACGACTTCGTCAAGGCGCAGCTGGACATCGGCAACCTGCCGACCACGACCAACACCGACAAGTTCATCGAGACCGCGGGCAACGCCGAGTACTCGCGCTTCCAGTACGACCTCGTCGCCGACGCCCCGTCGTTCCAGCTGTCCTGGGACCAGGCGTACCCGCAGAAGGCGAGCTCGGACTTGCACAAGGCCATCCAGCAGTTCTTCAACGGACAGCTCGACACGGACGGCTTCATCAAGGCCATGCAGGCCCTCCCGACCGAGTGA
- a CDS encoding sugar transferase encodes MRQGGLLSPFPSARGRLANGTISRPAIDWEQRYRRTVITTDTVTTAFVVAAIGNFFGARDAANWHEKWGILAFGTWLLVLGTLAVSRSWTPAVLGQGAEEFRRLGRSLFAATVVLALGGIALTSRNIKLWIFVAIPAIALVTMTARYVLRLGLHKQRKEGRCLRPVLAAGSPATVRDLITRTRKFPHLGWRVDAVCTTDGPTPGGDRLDGVPVVGRLSDVADHVRRDGYRVVAVTPDPHWSPDRLQRLAWNLEGSDAEMIVAPVLMEVAGPRLHIDAVLGIPLLRVSMPAFTGGRRVVKGVVDRLGAVILLMLFAPLMVFVGLLVAVDSRGGAFYRQRRVGKDGREFTMLKFRTMVAGADRARAELADRNEGAGLLFKLRRDPRVTRVGAVLRRYSIDELPQLFNVLTGSMSLVGPRPPLPEETAAYGPDIRRRLLVKPGLTGLWQISGRSDLSWEETVRLDLRYVEDWSLALDTVILWKTLRAVLHGQGAY; translated from the coding sequence GTGCGTCAAGGGGGATTACTCAGCCCGTTCCCGTCGGCGCGCGGGCGTCTGGCGAACGGGACGATCAGCCGGCCCGCGATCGACTGGGAGCAGCGGTACCGCCGTACCGTGATCACCACCGACACCGTGACCACGGCCTTCGTGGTGGCGGCGATCGGCAACTTCTTCGGGGCCCGGGACGCGGCCAACTGGCACGAGAAATGGGGAATTCTCGCATTCGGCACCTGGCTGCTGGTGCTGGGGACGCTCGCGGTGAGCCGGTCGTGGACTCCGGCCGTACTCGGCCAGGGCGCCGAGGAATTCCGCCGGCTCGGACGCTCGTTGTTCGCGGCGACCGTCGTACTGGCGCTCGGCGGAATCGCCCTCACCTCGCGCAACATCAAACTCTGGATCTTCGTCGCGATCCCCGCGATCGCGCTCGTCACCATGACCGCGCGGTACGTGCTGCGCCTCGGACTGCACAAACAGCGCAAGGAAGGGCGGTGCCTGAGACCGGTGCTCGCCGCCGGGAGCCCGGCCACCGTGCGCGACCTGATCACCCGGACCCGCAAGTTCCCGCACCTCGGCTGGCGGGTGGACGCGGTGTGCACGACGGACGGTCCCACGCCCGGCGGTGACCGGCTGGACGGGGTGCCGGTCGTCGGCCGGCTGTCGGACGTCGCCGATCACGTCCGCCGCGACGGCTACCGCGTCGTCGCGGTCACACCGGACCCGCACTGGTCACCGGACCGGCTGCAGCGGCTGGCCTGGAACCTCGAGGGCAGCGACGCCGAGATGATCGTGGCCCCCGTGCTGATGGAGGTGGCCGGCCCGAGACTGCACATCGACGCGGTGCTCGGGATCCCGCTGCTGCGGGTCAGCATGCCGGCCTTCACCGGGGGCCGCCGGGTGGTCAAAGGGGTCGTCGACCGCCTGGGCGCGGTGATCCTGCTGATGCTGTTCGCACCGCTGATGGTGTTCGTCGGGCTGCTCGTGGCGGTGGACAGCCGGGGCGGGGCGTTCTACCGCCAGCGCAGGGTCGGCAAGGACGGCCGCGAGTTCACCATGCTCAAGTTCCGCACCATGGTCGCCGGGGCCGACCGGGCACGGGCCGAGCTGGCCGACCGCAACGAGGGCGCGGGCCTGCTGTTCAAGCTCCGCCGGGATCCGCGGGTCACCCGGGTGGGAGCGGTGCTGCGCCGGTACTCGATCGACGAGCTCCCGCAGCTGTTCAACGTGCTCACCGGGTCGATGTCGCTCGTCGGTCCGCGGCCCCCGCTGCCGGAGGAGACCGCCGCGTACGGCCCGGACATCCGGCGGCGGCTGCTGGTCAAGCCCGGGCTCACCGGCCTGTGGCAGATCAGCGGGCGCAGCGACCTGTCGTGGGAGGAGACGGTCCGGCTGGACCTGCGGTACGTCGAGGACTGGTCGCTCGCCCTGGACACGGTGATCTTGTGGAAGACGCTGCGCGCGGTGCTCCACGGGCAGGGGGCCTACTGA
- a CDS encoding LacI family DNA-binding transcriptional regulator, with translation MHDDDGVGARVTLAEVAKEAGVSLPTVSKVLNGRSDVSRATRARIEQLLEAHGYRRRNPRAPRSPLVELVFHELDSVWAMEIVRGAEDVAQENRATVVLTRSGTRHAPAPDWIEGVLRRRPLGVVLVFSSLPEDVKRQLGSQGIPFVIIDPAGDPDPGVPSVGSANWAGGLAATRHLTDHGHRRIAIITGPEDMLCSLARLDGYRSAMAMAGLPIDPRLVRFGDFHVQGGFEHAMDLLDGPDRPTAVFAGSDLQALGVLEAARLRNLRVPEDLSVVGYDDVPLAQWASPPLTTVHQPLRRMAEEAIRMLLSPDDPGKAAQRIELATHLVARQSTAPYGGGPGRRPREEVTAAVPAAGAPGARRDRRGGEGG, from the coding sequence ATGCACGATGACGACGGGGTGGGCGCACGAGTGACGCTGGCCGAAGTGGCGAAAGAAGCGGGCGTCTCCCTACCGACAGTTTCGAAGGTCCTCAACGGCCGTTCGGATGTCTCCCGTGCCACCCGCGCCAGGATCGAGCAGCTCCTGGAGGCCCACGGCTACCGCCGCCGCAACCCGCGCGCGCCGCGCTCCCCCCTCGTCGAACTCGTCTTCCACGAACTGGACAGCGTCTGGGCGATGGAGATCGTCCGGGGCGCGGAGGACGTGGCCCAGGAGAACCGGGCGACCGTGGTGCTCACCAGGAGCGGCACCCGGCACGCCCCCGCGCCCGACTGGATCGAGGGCGTGCTGCGGCGCAGGCCGCTGGGCGTCGTGCTGGTCTTCTCGTCGCTCCCGGAGGACGTGAAGCGGCAGCTCGGATCGCAGGGCATCCCCTTCGTCATCATCGACCCGGCCGGGGACCCCGACCCCGGCGTGCCGTCCGTGGGCTCCGCCAACTGGGCCGGCGGCCTCGCGGCCACGCGCCACCTCACCGACCACGGACACCGGCGCATCGCGATCATCACCGGGCCCGAGGACATGCTGTGCTCGCTGGCCCGCCTCGACGGGTACCGCTCGGCCATGGCGATGGCGGGCCTGCCGATCGACCCGCGCCTCGTCCGCTTCGGCGACTTCCACGTGCAGGGCGGCTTCGAGCACGCCATGGACCTGCTGGACGGTCCCGACCGGCCGACGGCGGTCTTCGCGGGCAGCGACCTCCAGGCGCTCGGCGTGCTGGAGGCGGCCCGGCTGAGGAACCTGAGGGTGCCGGAGGACCTCTCGGTGGTCGGCTACGACGACGTGCCGCTGGCCCAGTGGGCGAGCCCGCCGCTGACCACGGTCCACCAGCCGCTGCGCCGGATGGCCGAGGAGGCGATCCGCATGCTCCTGAGCCCGGACGACCCCGGCAAGGCGGCCCAGCGCATCGAACTGGCGACACACCTCGTCGCACGGCAGAGCACCGCGCCGTACGGAGGAGGGCCGGGGCGGCGGCCGAGGGAAGAAGTCACGGCGGCCGTCCCGGCGGCGGGCGCCCCCGGGGCGCGGCGGGACCGCCGCGGGGGCGAAGGCGGCTGA